A single Agrococcus sp. ARC_14 DNA region contains:
- a CDS encoding TIGR03885 family FMN-dependent LLM class oxidoreductase — MAIIGFHASHEQIPPSALLQHVQHAEQAGFAAAMCSDHLAPWSLRQGHSGHSWAWLGAALASTSLPFGVVTAPGQRAHPAVVAQAIATLGEMFPGRFWAALGSGENVNEHVTGEPWPDKATRERRLIESADVMRRLLAGEEVSHSGEIVVDGARVWSRPPEPPPLIGAAVSPVSAASHARWADGLITVAADGPALRDVLTAYRDAGGRGPVSAQLHLSWAPDERDALAIALDQWAYGTLGPPATWDIATPAEFDRRSVDVDEEAIRRAVTISSDLAVHVARVAEILDAGYDAVYLHHVGQEQSAFIDAFGERVLPALDRTLPGTTAAGDA, encoded by the coding sequence ATGGCGATCATCGGCTTCCATGCCTCGCACGAGCAGATCCCGCCGAGCGCGCTGCTGCAGCACGTGCAGCACGCCGAGCAGGCGGGCTTCGCGGCCGCGATGTGCTCCGACCACCTCGCACCCTGGAGCCTGCGGCAGGGGCACAGCGGCCACAGCTGGGCATGGCTCGGGGCAGCGCTCGCATCGACGTCGCTGCCGTTCGGGGTGGTCACCGCACCCGGCCAGCGCGCCCATCCGGCGGTCGTCGCGCAGGCGATCGCGACGCTCGGCGAGATGTTCCCCGGCCGATTCTGGGCGGCGCTCGGCTCGGGCGAGAACGTCAACGAGCACGTCACGGGAGAGCCGTGGCCCGACAAGGCGACGCGCGAGCGGCGGCTGATCGAGAGCGCCGACGTGATGCGGCGGCTGCTGGCCGGCGAGGAGGTCTCGCACAGCGGCGAGATCGTGGTCGACGGCGCGCGCGTCTGGTCGCGGCCCCCGGAGCCGCCGCCGCTGATCGGCGCGGCGGTCTCGCCCGTCTCGGCCGCCTCGCATGCGCGATGGGCGGATGGGCTGATCACGGTGGCCGCCGACGGCCCGGCCCTGCGGGATGTGCTCACCGCCTACCGCGACGCCGGAGGGCGCGGGCCGGTGTCCGCGCAGCTGCACCTGTCGTGGGCTCCCGACGAGCGGGACGCCCTGGCGATCGCGCTCGACCAATGGGCCTACGGCACGCTCGGCCCGCCCGCGACCTGGGACATCGCGACGCCTGCGGAGTTCGATCGCCGCAGCGTCGACGTCGACGAGGAGGCGATCCGGCGGGCGGTCACGATCTCGAGCGATCTCGCCGTGCACGTGGCGCGCGTCGCCGAGATCCTCGACGCCGGCTACGACGCCGTCTACCTCCACCACGTCGGCCAGGAGCAGTCGGCGTTCATCGACGCGTTCGGCGAGCGGGTGCTGCCCGCGCTGGATCGAACGCTGCCCGGCACGACGGCAGCAGGTGACGCATGA
- a CDS encoding PLP-dependent aminotransferase family protein, with product MASRLGTQLGEWQATSGVAQSLADRIRMLLLDGRITVGERLPSERALAAELDRSRATIARAYELLETRGYVTRTHGSGTRAALPTQRIHRPAPAGEGVIDFTMASVGSAPGMYAATVRALDRVAGLLGTPGYSLDGLPELRERIAARFAARGLPTDPDQIVVTSGAMHALTLVLAAFGERGRPALVEQPSFPHALEALRRTGHRLVPTPVSPEDEDSTGWDAAHLIETLRSQRPALAYLIADFHNPTGATMPELERARLAAVARSTGTLLVVDETCAELDIDRGWTPRPFAAHGPAILIGSMSKIAWGGMRIGWIRATSAEQTARLLATRPSIDLGTPLLEQCIAIELLDDMDALLERARERLSAGRAAVAAGLAAHLPGVAMPRVPGGLAAWIDLGGPWSTSLSLGARDRGLLLPPGPRFSPSGVLDRYARIPITWEPEVTNAALERLGSAWRALHAGELPDSTRLAASAVV from the coding sequence ATGGCATCCCGGCTCGGCACCCAGCTCGGCGAGTGGCAGGCGACGAGCGGCGTCGCGCAGTCGCTCGCCGACCGCATCCGCATGCTGCTGCTCGACGGTCGCATCACCGTCGGCGAGCGGCTCCCGAGCGAGCGCGCCCTCGCCGCAGAGCTCGACCGCTCCCGGGCCACCATCGCGCGCGCCTACGAGCTGCTCGAGACGCGCGGCTACGTCACCCGCACGCACGGCTCCGGCACCCGGGCGGCGCTGCCGACCCAGCGCATCCATCGACCCGCGCCCGCCGGCGAGGGCGTGATCGACTTCACGATGGCCTCCGTCGGCTCGGCGCCGGGCATGTACGCGGCGACCGTGCGCGCGCTCGACCGGGTCGCGGGGCTGCTGGGCACCCCCGGTTACTCGCTCGACGGCCTGCCGGAGCTGCGCGAGCGCATCGCGGCGCGATTCGCGGCGCGCGGCCTGCCGACCGACCCCGACCAGATCGTCGTGACGAGCGGCGCCATGCACGCGCTGACGCTGGTGCTCGCCGCCTTCGGCGAGCGCGGCAGGCCGGCGCTCGTCGAGCAGCCATCGTTCCCGCACGCGCTCGAGGCGCTGCGCCGCACCGGGCACCGACTCGTGCCGACGCCGGTCTCGCCCGAGGATGAGGATTCGACCGGCTGGGACGCCGCGCACCTGATCGAGACGCTGCGCAGCCAACGACCGGCGCTCGCCTACCTGATCGCCGACTTCCACAACCCCACCGGCGCGACGATGCCGGAGCTCGAGCGCGCCAGGCTCGCGGCCGTCGCGCGCTCGACCGGCACGCTGCTGGTGGTCGACGAGACCTGCGCGGAGCTCGACATCGACCGCGGCTGGACCCCGAGGCCGTTCGCGGCGCACGGCCCGGCGATCCTGATCGGCTCGATGTCGAAGATCGCATGGGGCGGCATGCGCATCGGCTGGATCCGGGCGACGAGCGCCGAGCAGACGGCACGACTGCTGGCGACGCGGCCATCGATCGATCTCGGCACGCCACTGCTCGAGCAGTGCATCGCGATCGAGCTGCTGGACGACATGGATGCGCTGCTCGAGCGGGCGCGCGAGCGGTTGTCAGCAGGGCGGGCGGCGGTGGCGGCAGGGCTCGCCGCGCACCTGCCGGGTGTCGCGATGCCGAGGGTGCCGGGCGGCCTGGCCGCCTGGATCGACCTCGGCGGTCCGTGGTCGACGTCGCTCTCGCTCGGCGCGCGCGACCGCGGGCTGCTGCTGCCGCCCGGGCCGCGCTTCTCGCCCTCTGGCGTGCTCGACCGCTACGCGCGCATCCCGATCACGTGGGAGCCGGAGGTCACGAACGCAGCGCTGGAGCGGCTCGGCAGTGCCTGGCGCGCCCTGCACGCTGGTGAGCTGCCCGACTCGACGCGACTGGCGGCATCCGCCGTCGTCTGA
- a CDS encoding transcriptional repressor: MTDTDTDAAPRRTTRQREAVREALSASDEFVSAQSLHQSLRTGGSTVGLATVYRALAALAEDGEADALQAGGEVLYRACTPTHHHHLICRSCGRTVELEAAAVERWARQVAAQHGFVEPEHVVDIFGLCAECAAKR, translated from the coding sequence ATGACCGACACCGACACCGACGCCGCACCCCGCCGCACCACGCGCCAGCGCGAAGCTGTGCGCGAGGCGCTCTCGGCGAGCGACGAGTTCGTCTCGGCGCAGTCGCTGCACCAGTCGCTGCGCACCGGCGGCTCCACGGTCGGGCTGGCCACCGTCTACCGGGCGCTCGCGGCGCTCGCGGAGGACGGCGAGGCGGATGCGCTGCAGGCCGGCGGCGAGGTGCTCTACCGCGCCTGCACGCCCACCCACCACCATCACCTCATCTGCCGCAGCTGCGGCCGCACCGTCGAGCTCGAGGCCGCGGCGGTCGAGCGCTGGGCGAGGCAGGTCGCGGCCCAGCACGGGTTCGTCGAGCCCGAGCACGTGGTCGACATCTTCGGCCTCTGCGCCGAGTGTGCGGCCAAGCGCTGA
- a CDS encoding alpha-amylase family glycosyl hydrolase, which produces MTPRPIESADLWWRNAVYYCLDIQVFQDSDGDGDGDIQGLISRIRYLADLGVTCLWLMPFFPTADRDDGYDITDFFAVDPRLGTLGDLVELVRVARANGMRVIVDFVMNHTSAEHPWFRSSRSSKESPHRDWYVWRDEPPAYPDPPVFPGEEDSTWTKDERTGQYYLHHFRAHQPDLNIAHPPVQQQIERNLGLWLELGVSGFRIDAVPFLFSGADPHSTEAAGTDYDGAAHLRWIETFVSQRQGEAMLLGEVNLPHEQQLAWFAADGKAAGLQVQFDFVSMQQLFLSLARKDAHPLAAALRDRPQLPPTAQWANFVRNHDELTLDKLAPAELEEVFEAFAPEEGMRLYGRGIRRRLPTMLGDDRAVRLVYTLMFSLPGCPVLFYGEEIGMGEALEVPGRYAVRTPMQWEADASAGFSTAPRGRWSRPLPGGDLGPDRVNVADQRRDPMSLWRHIQRLTTMYHDAPELAWSALEVVGVRRKAVLAHVCRADDWAMLALHNLGDRRESVRLEVRSDAGPVTLVDRFDDSSMTIDGTLELDLDPYGWRWLQVVPPDATIRRV; this is translated from the coding sequence ATGACGCCGCGGCCGATCGAGTCCGCCGACCTCTGGTGGCGCAACGCCGTCTACTACTGCCTCGACATCCAGGTCTTCCAGGACTCCGACGGCGATGGCGACGGCGACATCCAGGGCCTCATCTCCCGCATCCGCTACCTCGCCGACCTGGGTGTGACGTGCCTGTGGCTGATGCCCTTCTTCCCCACCGCCGATCGCGATGACGGCTACGACATCACCGACTTCTTCGCCGTCGACCCCCGGCTCGGCACCCTCGGGGATCTCGTCGAGCTCGTGCGCGTCGCGCGGGCGAACGGCATGCGCGTGATCGTCGACTTCGTCATGAACCACACCTCTGCCGAGCACCCCTGGTTCCGGTCATCGCGCTCGTCGAAGGAGTCTCCGCATCGCGACTGGTACGTGTGGCGCGACGAGCCGCCGGCGTACCCGGATCCGCCCGTCTTCCCGGGCGAGGAGGACTCCACCTGGACGAAGGACGAGCGCACGGGGCAGTACTACCTGCACCACTTCCGCGCGCATCAGCCCGATCTCAACATCGCGCATCCGCCCGTGCAGCAGCAGATCGAGCGCAACCTGGGCCTGTGGCTCGAGCTGGGTGTCTCCGGCTTCCGCATCGACGCCGTGCCGTTCCTCTTCAGCGGTGCCGACCCGCATTCGACCGAGGCGGCCGGCACCGACTACGACGGCGCCGCGCACCTCCGCTGGATCGAGACGTTCGTCTCGCAGCGGCAGGGCGAGGCGATGCTGCTGGGCGAGGTGAACCTGCCGCACGAGCAGCAGCTGGCGTGGTTCGCGGCCGACGGGAAGGCGGCGGGGCTGCAGGTGCAGTTCGACTTCGTGTCCATGCAGCAGCTCTTCCTCTCGCTCGCGCGCAAGGACGCGCATCCGCTCGCCGCAGCGCTGCGCGACCGCCCGCAGCTGCCGCCGACGGCGCAGTGGGCCAACTTCGTGCGCAACCACGACGAGCTGACGCTCGACAAGCTCGCACCCGCCGAGCTCGAGGAGGTCTTCGAGGCGTTCGCGCCGGAGGAGGGGATGCGGCTCTACGGCCGCGGGATCCGGCGTCGGCTGCCGACGATGCTCGGCGACGACCGCGCGGTGCGGCTCGTCTACACGCTGATGTTCTCGCTGCCGGGCTGCCCGGTGCTGTTCTACGGCGAGGAGATCGGCATGGGCGAGGCGCTCGAGGTGCCTGGCCGCTACGCGGTGCGCACGCCGATGCAGTGGGAGGCGGATGCCTCGGCCGGCTTCTCCACGGCGCCGCGGGGACGCTGGTCGCGGCCGCTGCCGGGCGGCGACCTGGGTCCCGATCGGGTGAACGTCGCCGATCAGCGGCGCGACCCGATGTCGCTGTGGCGGCACATCCAGCGGTTGACCACGATGTACCACGATGCGCCCGAGCTGGCGTGGTCGGCGCTGGAGGTCGTCGGGGTGCGCCGGAAGGCGGTGCTCGCGCACGTCTGCCGCGCAGACGACTGGGCGATGCTCGCGCTGCACAACCTCGGAGACCGCCGCGAGTCGGTGCGGCTCGAGGTGCGATCCGATGCCGGGCCCGTCACGCTCGTCGACCGCTTCGACGACTCGTCGATGACGATCGACGGCACGCTCGAGCTCGATCTGGATCCCTACGGCTGGCGCTGGCTGCAGGTCGTGCCGCCGGACGCGACGATCCGGCGCGTGTAG
- a CDS encoding metal ABC transporter permease, producing the protein MTPLQAALLDPFTPFAAPFMGRPLLLLIALAVAAGTVGVLVHLRRLEFSTDGLTHAVFPGLAIGAALGGTAGLLPGAVGAALAAAVVLALISRRGQPRDTAVAIVLTTFFSFGVVLVSVSRGSGSSISDFFFGRLLTITWSDLGVALTLIAVAVALIVVTGRQQLFAAFDPAGARRAGLPVLALEVVGTVAIALVVVAASASVGTLLALAVVIVPTAAARALTRSLPTAIAISILFGAVTGWLGLWLVVQLAEAGVDAAPGATVALTMIAGYLVALGVGALRGRPTRAAEPVVVGVR; encoded by the coding sequence ATGACGCCGCTGCAGGCAGCGCTGCTCGACCCGTTCACGCCCTTCGCGGCGCCGTTCATGGGCCGGCCGCTGCTGCTGCTGATCGCGCTCGCCGTCGCCGCGGGCACCGTCGGCGTGCTCGTGCACCTGCGCCGACTCGAGTTCTCGACCGACGGCCTCACGCATGCTGTCTTCCCCGGGCTCGCGATCGGCGCGGCCCTCGGCGGCACCGCGGGCCTGCTGCCCGGCGCGGTCGGCGCGGCGCTCGCCGCCGCCGTCGTGCTCGCGCTCATCTCGCGCCGCGGTCAGCCGCGCGACACGGCCGTGGCGATCGTGCTCACCACCTTCTTCTCCTTCGGGGTCGTGCTCGTCTCGGTCTCGCGCGGCTCGGGCAGCAGCATCTCCGACTTCTTCTTCGGCCGCCTCCTCACGATCACCTGGAGCGATCTGGGCGTCGCGCTCACGCTCATCGCGGTCGCCGTTGCGCTCATCGTCGTGACCGGCAGGCAGCAGCTCTTCGCCGCCTTCGACCCCGCGGGCGCCCGCCGCGCCGGGCTGCCGGTGCTCGCGCTGGAGGTGGTCGGCACGGTCGCGATCGCCCTGGTCGTGGTCGCTGCCTCCGCTTCGGTCGGCACGCTCCTCGCGCTCGCCGTCGTCATCGTGCCGACGGCCGCGGCCCGCGCCCTCACTCGCTCGCTGCCCACCGCGATCGCGATCTCGATCCTGTTCGGCGCCGTCACCGGCTGGCTCGGCCTCTGGCTCGTGGTGCAGCTGGCGGAGGCGGGGGTGGATGCGGCCCCCGGCGCGACCGTGGCCCTCACGATGATCGCGGGGTATCTGGTGGCGCTCGGCGTCGGCGCCCTGCGGGGGCGCCCGACGCGGGCAGCCGAACCCGTCGTGGTTGGCGTGCGCTGA
- the rpsN gene encoding 30S ribosomal protein S14 produces MAKKSMIAKNEQRKVIVARYAEKRLVLKKALVDPKSTDEEREAARLGLQKLPRNASPVRVRKRDAIDGRPRGHVGAFGVSRVRFRDMAHRGELPGVTKSSW; encoded by the coding sequence ATGGCTAAGAAGAGCATGATCGCCAAGAACGAGCAGCGGAAGGTCATCGTCGCGCGCTACGCCGAGAAGCGTCTTGTGCTGAAGAAGGCCCTCGTCGACCCGAAGAGCACCGACGAGGAGCGCGAGGCCGCCCGTCTCGGCCTGCAGAAGCTTCCCCGCAACGCTTCGCCGGTCCGCGTGCGCAAGCGCGACGCCATCGACGGCCGCCCCCGCGGCCACGTCGGTGCGTTCGGCGTCTCGCGTGTGCGCTTCCGCGACATGGCGCACCGAGGCGAGCTGCCCGGTGTGACCAAGTCGAGCTGGTAA
- a CDS encoding metal ABC transporter permease — MDFFQSAMLEVVLAGALAGVVGVLVVLRERAFFTMSLTHATFPGAVAAAILGVSIPLGAAAAAIALIAIALGIGRIRSQGPAVASGVMLTAGFALGAFLQSVTPLAIDVESFLVGQVLAVTAADLALTAAVLAAAIGIWAIFGRHLLFSSADEAGYRRAGLAPWLPEVLSLALIAGTVVAIMPVVGAILGVALIVAPAAAARLVVRDWRWMLVLAPAVGIVSGVLGLLASRWLDIAAGGAIALVAAFAYGLAWLINSLRARPAIRSRPPAQRSGMHAGHSHATIEVRTP; from the coding sequence ATGGACTTCTTCCAGTCGGCCATGCTCGAGGTCGTGCTCGCCGGTGCCCTCGCGGGCGTCGTTGGCGTGCTGGTCGTGCTGCGCGAGCGCGCCTTCTTCACCATGTCGCTCACGCACGCGACGTTCCCCGGCGCCGTCGCGGCAGCGATCCTCGGCGTCTCGATCCCACTCGGCGCCGCGGCCGCCGCGATCGCGCTCATCGCCATCGCACTCGGCATCGGCCGCATCCGCTCCCAGGGCCCCGCCGTCGCATCCGGCGTCATGCTGACCGCCGGCTTCGCGCTCGGCGCATTCCTGCAGTCGGTGACGCCGCTCGCGATCGACGTCGAGTCGTTCCTGGTCGGGCAGGTGCTCGCCGTGACCGCGGCAGACCTCGCGCTCACCGCTGCGGTGCTCGCCGCAGCGATCGGCATCTGGGCGATCTTCGGCCGCCACCTGCTCTTCTCGAGCGCCGACGAGGCCGGCTATCGCCGTGCGGGGCTCGCGCCCTGGCTGCCGGAGGTGCTCTCGCTCGCGCTCATCGCCGGCACCGTGGTCGCGATCATGCCCGTGGTCGGCGCGATCCTCGGCGTCGCGCTCATCGTCGCTCCCGCAGCCGCGGCTCGACTCGTGGTGCGGGACTGGCGATGGATGCTGGTGCTGGCCCCCGCGGTCGGGATCGTCTCGGGGGTGCTCGGCCTGCTGGCATCGCGCTGGCTCGACATCGCCGCGGGCGGTGCGATCGCGCTCGTGGCCGCGTTCGCCTACGGCCTCGCGTGGCTCATCAACTCGTTGCGCGCCCGACCGGCGATCCGCAGTCGGCCGCCTGCGCAGCGCTCCGGCATGCACGCGGGCCACTCGCATGCCACCATCGAGGTGAGGACCCCATGA
- a CDS encoding HU family DNA-binding protein: MAETINKTTLASKIAASTDLSQAKVSAVLDALFDEVSTAVAAGDKVSIPGFFSAERTATAARTGRNPQTGAEIKIAAGHRVKLTAGSKLKAAVK, translated from the coding sequence ATGGCTGAGACCATCAACAAGACCACGCTCGCATCGAAGATCGCTGCGTCGACCGACCTCTCGCAGGCCAAGGTCAGCGCCGTGCTCGACGCGCTCTTCGACGAGGTCTCGACCGCCGTCGCCGCTGGCGACAAGGTCTCGATCCCCGGCTTCTTCAGCGCAGAGCGCACCGCGACTGCTGCCCGCACGGGCCGCAACCCGCAGACGGGCGCCGAGATCAAGATCGCTGCCGGCCACCGCGTCAAGCTGACCGCTGGCTCGAAGCTCAAGGCAGCCGTCAAGTAA
- the rpmG gene encoding 50S ribosomal protein L33, which yields MAKKSQDVRPIIKLRSTAGTGYTYVTKKNRRNNPDRLVLKKYDPVVRQHVEFREER from the coding sequence ATGGCGAAGAAGTCCCAGGACGTCCGTCCGATCATCAAGCTGCGCTCGACTGCCGGCACCGGCTACACCTACGTGACGAAGAAGAACCGTCGCAACAACCCTGACCGCCTTGTGCTGAAGAAGTACGACCCCGTCGTCCGCCAGCACGTCGAGTTCCGAGAGGAGCGATAA
- the rpmB gene encoding 50S ribosomal protein L28 has translation MAAVCQVTGAVPGFGHAISHSHRRTKRRFDPNVQRKTYFVPSLKRNVTLNVSAKGMKVIDARGIEAVVRDMQTRGVKL, from the coding sequence ATGGCAGCGGTATGCCAGGTGACCGGAGCCGTTCCCGGCTTCGGGCACGCTATCTCGCACTCGCACCGGCGCACGAAGCGACGCTTCGACCCGAACGTGCAGCGCAAGACCTATTTCGTCCCGTCGCTCAAGCGCAACGTGACGCTCAACGTCTCGGCCAAGGGCATGAAGGTCATCGATGCCCGTGGCATCGAGGCCGTCGTCCGTGACATGCAGACTCGGGGGGTGAAGCTCTGA
- a CDS encoding metal ABC transporter ATP-binding protein, producing the protein MSEQRDTIVEIGDASFGYGGAPVLTDVSFTVRPGEAVALIGPNGAGKSTLLSGILGIAQHDAAVFRVPTGRGEIGTLPQSSEIDPSFPVTLEQVVSMGRTPRLGLRWPGGGDRRIIADALEAVGLAQHRRTRFGDLSGGQRQRGLLARALASEPVLLLLDEPFNGLDQGSRDALVETIRTLKARGVALLITTHDLELARAVCDRTLLVNERQIAFDDTACVLTLEQVEAAFASHVMEIDGHTLATTEHHAVEHAVHHHLLAADDPAERDAG; encoded by the coding sequence GTGAGCGAGCAGCGGGACACGATCGTCGAGATCGGGGATGCCTCCTTCGGCTACGGGGGGGCACCCGTGCTCACCGACGTCTCCTTCACGGTGCGGCCGGGGGAGGCCGTCGCCCTGATCGGGCCGAACGGCGCGGGCAAGTCGACGCTGCTCTCCGGCATCCTCGGCATCGCGCAGCACGACGCCGCGGTCTTCCGCGTGCCGACCGGCAGGGGAGAGATCGGCACGCTGCCGCAGTCGAGCGAGATCGACCCGTCGTTCCCGGTCACGCTCGAGCAGGTGGTCTCGATGGGCCGCACGCCCAGGCTCGGCCTGCGCTGGCCGGGCGGCGGCGACCGCCGGATCATCGCCGACGCGCTCGAGGCCGTCGGGCTCGCGCAGCACCGTCGCACCCGCTTCGGCGACCTCTCCGGCGGGCAGCGACAGCGCGGCCTGCTGGCGCGGGCGCTCGCGAGCGAGCCGGTGCTGCTGCTGCTCGACGAGCCCTTCAACGGCCTCGACCAGGGCTCCCGCGACGCGCTCGTGGAGACCATCCGCACCCTGAAGGCGCGGGGCGTCGCCCTGCTCATCACCACCCACGACCTCGAGCTCGCCCGCGCCGTCTGCGATCGCACCCTGCTCGTCAACGAGCGGCAGATCGCGTTCGACGACACCGCCTGCGTGCTCACGCTCGAGCAGGTCGAGGCGGCGTTCGCGAGCCACGTGATGGAGATCGACGGGCACACGCTCGCCACCACCGAGCACCACGCGGTCGAGCACGCCGTGCACCACCACCTGCTCGCCGCCGACGATCCGGCCGAGCGCGACGCCGGATGA